TTTCTTTTTCTTGGTTTCTTTCTCTTGTTGCTTACTCATTGCACTCATCATTTGGTTGATTTTCTTTTGCGAAGGCTTCATACCCATTTGAGCCATCATCATTTGAAGCATTTGCTCATTAATTGGCGGGTTGTTTTTCAAATAGCTCATTAGATAGCGTCTCGCAATGAAAAAACCGCCTGCAAGCCCTACAAGTAAGCAAATCAGACCGACAAGAATGTAAATCCACATAGTTTCTTTCTCCTCCTTGAACGAATATACCTCTTTCATTGTACTTGATTTGCTTTGAACAAACAACATTTTTTTACTCCTACCTTAGGCTGAAAAGGAAAAACTGTGTGGAAATACCATTTTGTGGTTTTGAAATAAAAATAATTTTTATTTCATTTTCTGAAAAGAACTAGTATGTGTGATAGGACCATTTTCATTTGTTATTGATATAAAAATAGTGCAATTCAATTGGCAATTGCCACGAGAGCGGGATGAACCTAGATGTATGAATTTTTCACGTTAGTTATCGCGCCTATCCTAGTAGGTATAATACTTAGACTATTTTCTTTTTGGCTAGAGAAGAGAGAAGGCAATTAAGCAAGTTGTTTCCAGCCCACATGTTCAGCAAAATTCGGGCATAAAGAAAACCCATCCTATTCCCAGTAGGATGGGTTTTTGTGCTTTTGAATCTCTGATTATCAATTTTTCGTTTGTACTATTATTATAGCAACTATGAGTACAATTGTAAACTTAGATATATGTTCAAAAATCTTAGAGATTTATTGAATCTCTGGTATTGCTAAGTAAAAAGTAAGATAGCAAAAATGATTCCGAGAAACGGCAAAACAAATGATAAGATTAAGAAACAAATAATTTGAGTATAACTAACTTTTAAAACACTCTCATTTTTATTCATTATTAATGCTCCTTCCAAGCGTTTGTATAACTAAGATTACCGAATCTATTTCCAGCAACAGATACCGCTTCAATACCTGCTTGTGTTGATAATCCTTTTATAGGGCCGACTCTGAAACTATACTTAGCACGAGCATAAGCTTGTTTGTCGTGAGAAATATACTGTGTTCGATTCTTTAGAGATAATTGTACTATAGGATTGTGATTATAGACAACAGAAGATTGAGAACTATTGACTTTACTTATTAAGCCACCACTTAAACTCTCCTTTTTAATTATAATGATTTACGCTTTCATCATAGCATAAAACCGGATACAAAAACGAAAAATATAATAAATGAGCCGTTTTTTGTCATAAACGTTAAATATATAAATGTAAGTTTTATATATTTAGTTATTGATTTATATTAAAAAGTTAATTAAATTTGTTAAATTCAATCTCTCGACCGTCTCATAACTTTTCAAAAACAATGCGTATATTTGGGTTTACGTATATTGAAGAAACTGTGCGGAAATACCATTTTATTATAAATTAAAAAAGACTGTAAACAAAGTTTTTTATTTACTTTGTCTACAGTCTGACACATTATAATATGTGTTTTTACACTATAGTAGTGATTTTACAATAGAAACCACATTTTCTACTGTAAATCCGTAATTTTCAATAATTGTGTCACCAGGAGCAGACGCACCAAATTTATCAATGCCAATAATTTTTCCGTCTGTACCAACATAACGTTCCCATCCGAAGCTTGCAGCCATTTCGATAGCCACCCGTTTTTTAACTGCGCTTGGAAGCACACTTTCTTTGTATTCATCACTTTGTTTA
This DNA window, taken from Listeria sp. PSOL-1, encodes the following:
- a CDS encoding type I toxin-antitoxin system Fst family toxin, producing the protein MYEFFTLVIAPILVGIILRLFSFWLEKREGN
- a CDS encoding YneF family protein, encoding MWIYILVGLICLLVGLAGGFFIARRYLMSYLKNNPPINEQMLQMMMAQMGMKPSQKKINQMMSAMSKQQEKETKKKKK